The Sulfurospirillum deleyianum DSM 6946 nucleotide sequence CATTTTTTTAAGAATTTGAGAAGAACTTTTATCTTGAATCATGATTTGTTGATACGTTTCTTTTTGAATAATAAAGGCTTTATTCAAACCTGTTTTAATTCCATAAAAAACTCCGCCATTGGTGTATTCTTTCAATGTTGTATCTACATTTTTAAACTTTGCAAGAATAGCTGTCACTGTGGGGCTTGTAAACTTCCATATTTCGTCGGCTAATTCATCTTTGGAATAAGCACAAAATTGATAATCCATAGACTGGGCTTCAGAAAGAGATTTTACCATAATGTACAAAAGCTCATTGTCACTTTTTTTGTTTTCTAAAATAATAATGGCAGGTTCTGTCGAAGCATCTTCAAAAATATTGAGTTCACCGAAATTGACTAATTTTTGAATAGCATAAGGTTTCAGGTATTTTCGTAAATTGACACCATATTTTCGCTCCATCCATTTATTAGGTGTTATAAAACCTAAAATACCATTTTCTTTTAAAAGATTAATAGACAATTCATAGAAATAAACATACAAATCCGCTGTCGAAGTTGCAACATTTTGAAATTTTTGCATATACTGTTCTTTGATGATATTATCAATCGCTTCTTGTCTTACATATGGAGGATTGCCAATAACCACATCAAAACTATTTTCCTCAAATGGCATTTCCAAAAGCGAATTAGCACATTTGATTTTATCACTCAAATTTGCCAGTGCTCTTCCCTTTTGTGCCGTTCTAAGCCACAAACTTAGCCTTGCTATCTCCACCGCATCTTCGTTGATGTCCACGCCGTAAAGGTTGTTTTCTAAGATGGAGGCTTCTATCTCGTAGTAAGCGGTGATGTCGCCCATGATGGCGAGTTTTTCTTGGAGTTCTTTGTGCTCTTTTATGAGGTATTCTAACGCTTGATTGAGAAACGCCCCACTTCCACATGCTGGGTCAAGAATCTTTACATGTAAAAGCCACTCTTTGTAACGCTCTAGGTTTTCTTTTGTAAGGGCTTCTTCTTTGGTAGGTTTTTTACTGTTTTTAGGCGCTTCCACGCTTTTTACATGTAAAGCTTCTTTTTGCTCTTCGCAAAGTTTTCCTAGTGTGTTTTCCACGATGTAACGTGTAATGTACTCAGGTGTATAAAAGACACCGTCTTTTTTGCGTTTGGAGTTTTTCTTATCAAATGCTAGGTCATTGATAGAAGCGTTGAGTTCTTCAAGGTCGCTCAAACTTTGCTCGAAGATATGCCCTAAGATATTGACCGAGATGTCACTGACAAAGTCGTAGTTGCTTAGTTTTTGGGCGTTGGCATCCAAACAAACATCATCAATTTTAAGGCTATCTAAGAATTCATCGGTGGCAAACAGTCCACCGTTGTATTTGGGGATGTTTAGTTTGGCATTGCCTGTATTGATACCATCAAAATAGAACTTAAAAATGTCATAGAGTTTGTAGTCAGTAAAACGCTGGTTGGCGAACTCTTCACGTATCTCTTTGATGGTGTTGTGGCGAAGCAAGGCTCTATCTTCCGCAAAGAGAATGAAGATGATACGGTCACACAGTTTTTGGGTGAGACGAAGTAAAAGTGACTTGTCGATGTTGGGATTGTTTTCGATGATATTTTCAAAAAGCTGTGTTCTAAAAATGCTAAAGTCTTTGTACAGTTCTTTAGAGATACTCTGTTCAAAGTTAGCAGACTTTTCTTTGAGTTTTTGAGGGATATTTTCTTTGATACTTTCAAAACTCAGCAATAAATGAAGCTTTTTAAACTCGTCATAACTCAAAGTAAAAAGGCTAAATTTCTCATAAGCGGTTTTTTTATCAATGTAAAATCGCAACTCATCAAAGTTCGAGATGATAATATACTTTGAGTTCGAATGTGAATTGTGATAATTAAAAGCTTGTGCTTCAATAGCGTCTAATTGTTTTGTTTTTTGGTCTTTAAGCTCTACTACGCCAACCACCTCACCCTTAACATAGATGACACCATCGGCTTTTTTCCCATCGGTTTCGTTTTTCTTTTCACGCTCTAGGTTGAAGTTACTAGGGTTTGTGCTATCAAGCGTGTAGCCCAAACATGCTTCAAAAATATCTTTTAAAAAACCATCTTGATACTTTTCTTCTTTGACGGTTTTTATAAAGTCTATTTTTGCTAAAAATTTTTGATACGCAGCCCAACGAAGAGCGACTTTGCTTTCATCTTGCACAAATGTGGTTAATACGGATTTTTGAAAGAGTGCCAAAATAGAAACCTTTGTTTTACATGTAAAGATATTTTAACATACAAACGCTTTGCTTGACAAAAGGGCTCTACTTTTAACTTTTTTGCTTTACATGTAAAAACAAAAAATTGCTCTAAACTCTATTTTCTTCCTTCAAACGATAGGTCATGACCAGATTAAAACAAAGCTCACTAAGCATCAGCAAGTCCCACATGGAGAGGATTTCTAAAAAGGGCATGCCCTCACTTAAGGCTTCAAAATCAATGTTACATGTAAAGACATAGGCATCATTTGGAGCGTCTAGTTCTGGGAGGTTTAGCGAGTATTGAAAGCGAAAGGTCATATTGGGATTGCGATTCATTCGACGGATACGTTTGAGCGTGCCATCATAGTCTTTCTCGCTCAAGCAAATCTCTGAGTGAATGTTATGGGAGAGGACATTGCGTACAAAGGAGAGTATGTCGAAGAAGTTTTCATACTGTTCCCCAAAAAGCTCTTGCATAAACGTTTTAAAAGGACTCTCAAACCGCAAACTCTCCACCATCGCCATACAAATGCCCCGAAAAGCATTAAACTCGACAAAATACTCAAACAAGGAGATGGTTTCACTGGTTGTCTGACGCGCATTAATGAGAAGCTCTTGAATAATCTCAGCATTGAAGTAGTACGCTTTGCCCTCTTCGTATTTTTTCACCACAAAGAGGCTTCTATCGAGTAAATCTTCTGTTTTGGAGAGCTTGCCCAAAAACTCACCCATATGTAAAAAGTAAAAATTTTGCTCTACTAAGAGCAAAGCATCATCGAGTAACACATCTTGTGAAGTCATTTTTTCTTATCCAATCGCACTTTAACCTCTTGATACACCGCACACTCGCCCTTTTGGCTCATCAAATGCGGGGTGAGAACATTGCCATTTTTAGCGCCACTGTACAGCAACAGACAATCATCTCTTAATTCCTCGCAGGGCATCACGGCATATTCACAGCTTCCATACGCACTGCTTAGAAGCACCCTATCCTCTTGCTCTAAACCCAAACTTTTAGGCACATACAAATAATCATCGGTGATAAATTGCGAATTAAGCGACCTGTTTTGCTTAGCGCTGATGAGGTAAAATCCCTCATCCATCAAAGGCTCTTCTTCAAAAGATTCTAAAAATTCAAACCGACCGCTGGGCGTATAAAAGCCTTTAGCATACGGCAAATCCTCGTAACTTTTTGAGATTAAAAAGCCCTCTTTTTGCACACCATTGGAGTCAATCACCACCTCAATAATCGTCTTTTCCTCTTCCAAAGGCGTGTAGCCAAAGGCTTTTAAAAGGGTTTGAGTCAATGCGTATTCACTCACACCCATCTTACTTTCCACAAGTTTTGGCATTCGCCCAATGAACGGATGCCCGTAGCTCAACTTCACATCCTCTTTTTCCAAAAACGAACACGCAGGAATAACCAAATGCGCTTTTTGCGAGGTTTCATTTTCATGCAAACCAAAGTAGACCACACACGAAGCTTTTTCAATTCCCTCTCTGACGTTGAGCGTTGAAGGCATTTGACTTAGAGGATTGCCCCCTTGAATAAACACCAACTCAAATTTAGAAAAATCAACAATGGGCAAAGGCTCAGTTTGGGCTTTCACTTTAAAAGGTGCATAAAATCCAAAACCGCTATTGCTAAGATAGCCAACACCACACCCCTCTTTTCCAAAAAGTCCTAAAAGTGCCCCTAATGCGTCAATGGAGCGTAACACACTGTGTCCAAAGCGGTACTTTTGAACCCCCACACCCGCTAATATGCACACTTTTTTACCATGAATTAGCTCTAAAAATTGCTCTATTTGCGAAGTTGAAACATCGGCTTTTAAAAGTAACTCCTCTTGAGAAAAGCCCTCAAGAAACTCTCGAAACGCTTCAAAATTAAGCGTGCGCTCTTGCAAAAATGCCTTATCTTCTTTGTTTACATGTAAAAGCGCCTTGGCTAGGGCTAAGGCTAGAAAAAGATCCCCTTTGGGTTTGATAGAAAAGTGCAACGCCGCATGGTTGGCAAGCTCGATTTTAACAGGGTCAATGACAATGAGCGTCTTGCCTTTTAAGGATGGCAACATATGCGAATTGGTCACCGAGGGGTTTCGCCCCCAAAGAATCACCACCTCCGCCTCTTTTACATGTAAAGGCGAAAGCGCTAAATTTGCCCCTCTTCCCTCGCAAATGCCCACATCTCCCGCCTCATCACACAACGAACCTGAGGCTAAAATGGCGTGGTGTTCCGCAAAAAAACGTTTGCTTGCACTTTGCATCACCCCTAAATTACCACTGCCTTTAAAATAGAGTGTTTTAGAGGGCGCATGCCCTTGAAGCTTTTCGACTAAAATCTTTAAAGCCTCATCCATAGAGATGCTCTGCCCCAAATAGCGAGGCTCTTCAATGCGTTCAAACTGGTGGTAATGGTTGAGGTGGTGACACAAATAGCCTTGGGTGATGGGATGGGCTTTATTACCTTTGAGTTTTAAGTTCTCCCCAACAACGATGCTACATCCATCAAAACAATCAAGCGGACAGGTTGTTAAACGCATTTTAACGCCCCTTTGGTGTGTTTGAAAAAGAAGGCCGAAGCCTCCTTCTAAAGGTTTAGAGTGTAATCTCTTTAATATCTGCAATCGACTTAAACGCCGTGTAAATAGAGCCAATGAGGTTTTGGCGATTGGCTCTTAGTTCAGGATTTTCCACATTAACCATGACGTTATCAAAAAAAGCATCAATATGTGGCTTGAGCGCAAACAATGCATCCAAATGCGCTTCAAAACTCTCATAATTTTTCGCATTAACCGCACTAAACGCATCAAAGAGTGCCGTTTCGTACGCATTTTCAAAGAGCGCTTGGTTAATACTAAGTGTTTGGTTCATATCCATGTTTTTAATGATATTTGCCACCCGTTTAAAGGTTGAAAACATCTCTTTAAAGCCATCATCTTGCACCATCGTTGCAAGTGCTTGAATCTTTAAC carries:
- a CDS encoding Eco57I restriction-modification methylase domain-containing protein, with the translated sequence MALFQKSVLTTFVQDESKVALRWAAYQKFLAKIDFIKTVKEEKYQDGFLKDIFEACLGYTLDSTNPSNFNLEREKKNETDGKKADGVIYVKGEVVGVVELKDQKTKQLDAIEAQAFNYHNSHSNSKYIIISNFDELRFYIDKKTAYEKFSLFTLSYDEFKKLHLLLSFESIKENIPQKLKEKSANFEQSISKELYKDFSIFRTQLFENIIENNPNIDKSLLLRLTQKLCDRIIFILFAEDRALLRHNTIKEIREEFANQRFTDYKLYDIFKFYFDGINTGNAKLNIPKYNGGLFATDEFLDSLKIDDVCLDANAQKLSNYDFVSDISVNILGHIFEQSLSDLEELNASINDLAFDKKNSKRKKDGVFYTPEYITRYIVENTLGKLCEEQKEALHVKSVEAPKNSKKPTKEEALTKENLERYKEWLLHVKILDPACGSGAFLNQALEYLIKEHKELQEKLAIMGDITAYYEIEASILENNLYGVDINEDAVEIARLSLWLRTAQKGRALANLSDKIKCANSLLEMPFEENSFDVVIGNPPYVRQEAIDNIIKEQYMQKFQNVATSTADLYVYFYELSINLLKENGILGFITPNKWMERKYGVNLRKYLKPYAIQKLVNFGELNIFEDASTEPAIIILENKKSDNELLYIMVKSLSEAQSMDYQFCAYSKDELADEIWKFTSPTVTAILAKFKNVDTTLKEYTNGGVFYGIKTGLNKAFIIQKETYQQIMIQDKSSSQILKKMVEGDDFGKWEINHSGRYMVATGYDTDIQKNYPAVFNYLEQFRDELIKRQDKGLNYWNLRACDYYDKLEEPKLIYYHTALNHKFYYDTEGYYISANCYFIANANKYLQCILNSKLFDFVKKYLFPAFGDAEKGGRVRLDANKMNTLPIKDISEEAQQPFIVHVDEILESKQKIKDYKILLDEAITCNNFDREIKLKKEIETLEKRVIECEQEIDTMVYKLYGLSEDEIKIVEGN
- a CDS encoding molybdopterin-dependent oxidoreductase, with the protein product MRLTTCPLDCFDGCSIVVGENLKLKGNKAHPITQGYLCHHLNHYHQFERIEEPRYLGQSISMDEALKILVEKLQGHAPSKTLYFKGSGNLGVMQSASKRFFAEHHAILASGSLCDEAGDVGICEGRGANLALSPLHVKEAEVVILWGRNPSVTNSHMLPSLKGKTLIVIDPVKIELANHAALHFSIKPKGDLFLALALAKALLHVNKEDKAFLQERTLNFEAFREFLEGFSQEELLLKADVSTSQIEQFLELIHGKKVCILAGVGVQKYRFGHSVLRSIDALGALLGLFGKEGCGVGYLSNSGFGFYAPFKVKAQTEPLPIVDFSKFELVFIQGGNPLSQMPSTLNVREGIEKASCVVYFGLHENETSQKAHLVIPACSFLEKEDVKLSYGHPFIGRMPKLVESKMGVSEYALTQTLLKAFGYTPLEEEKTIIEVVIDSNGVQKEGFLISKSYEDLPYAKGFYTPSGRFEFLESFEEEPLMDEGFYLISAKQNRSLNSQFITDDYLYVPKSLGLEQEDRVLLSSAYGSCEYAVMPCEELRDDCLLLYSGAKNGNVLTPHLMSQKGECAVYQEVKVRLDKKK